From Erigeron canadensis isolate Cc75 chromosome 8, C_canadensis_v1, whole genome shotgun sequence, one genomic window encodes:
- the LOC122578646 gene encoding probable carboxylesterase 18 has protein sequence MEVTPTIPKPDLPLQTRITLAIIGLYIDLTQKKDGTVRRWLANLFPPRDPAPVDDTINSYDVVVNPTSNIWFRVYIPKGHKVEDLPLFTYFHGGGYSLLSADVKMYDDLCTDLAVKFPCVVVSADYRLAPEKKYPTQYQDGIEVLKFLDNPENLAKSGLENANVSRCFIAGDSSGGNLAHAVNLSACLTKFEQLKAVGLVTIQPFFGGEERIKSEIELDFKVPFLNTQRTDLFWKALMPEGEEYNRDHPSINVSGPRAVDITKLDYPETMLVVGGFDILKDWQIRYYEWLQESGKKVHLSKYPNMFHDFCSFPELPEYDQLITEMREFVYKLFNKSKKE, from the exons atggaaGTTACACCAACAATTCCCAAACCTGATCTGCCTTTACAAACAAGAATAACCCTAGCTATTATAGGCCTATATATCGACTTAACTCAGAAAAAAGATGGAACAGTCCGTCGATGGCTCGCTAATTTATTTCCGCCCAGGGATCCTGCACCCGTAGACGATACTATCAACTCATACGACGTTGTCGTGAACCCAACTTCCAACATTTGGTTCCGTGTATATATCCCTAAAGGGCACAAAGTTGAAGATCTGCCACTTTTTACATATTTTCACGGAGGCGGATATTCCCTGCTTTCTGCTGATGTGAAGATGTATGATGATTTATGTACGGATCTGGCTGTAAAATTTCCTTGTGTTGTTGTTTCTGCTGATTATCGTCTTGCCCCAGAGAAAAAATATCCAACACAATATCAGGATGGAATTGAAGTGCTTAAATTTCTTGATAATCCAGAGAACCTCGCAAAATCTGGTCTTGAAAATGCGAATGTTTCTCGCTGTTTTATTGCTGGAGATAGTTCTGGTGGAAACCTAGCTCATGCTGTTAATCTAAGTGCTTGCCTAACCAAGTTCGAACAActcaag GCAGTCGGTTTGGTGACAATTCAACCATTTTTTGGAGGAGAGGAGCGAATAAAGTCTGAAATTGAACTTGATTTCAAAGTACCTTTTTTGAACACGCAAAGAACGGATTTATTTTGGAAAGCATTGATGCCAGAAGGTGAAGAATATAACCGCGATCATCCAAGCATTAACGTCAGTGGCCCGAGGGCAGTAGACATAACAAAATTGGATTACCCAGAAACCATGTTAGTTGTGGGTGGGTTTGATATTCTAAAAGACTGGCAGATAAGGTACTACGAGTGGCTGCAAGAGTCTGGAAAAAAAGTACACTTATCGAAGTACCCAAACATGTTTCATGATTTTTGTAGTTTTCCAGAACTACCAGAATATGATCAACTTATTACTGAAATGAGGGAGTTTGTGTACAAGCTCTTTAACAAG AGTAAGAAGGAATGA